From Streptomyces sp. TLI_053, a single genomic window includes:
- a CDS encoding class I SAM-dependent methyltransferase has product MVLKDLRTAVRTASGVELLERLPALRRPVDWLGERPVLHGLTLWAFGLRKPLFWDHVVTPEPRAELTEVRDLLEKNRERYAERLAGFVELGDALSGIPLRGTAAGSTPYWNNGWLPPLDALSLYGFLAELRPARYLEIGSGNSTKFARRAVEDLGLSTRITSIDPAPRATVDRLCDEVVRTPLQHADLAVFRELEPGDIVFFDGSHRLHMGSDVAVFFFEVLPVLRPGVIVHVHDIMLPADYPTSWRWRHYSEQYLLAALLTAAPGRFDVELPDAFVHADPELRRIAEPLWRRLGVTEHYEPGSFWWRHTG; this is encoded by the coding sequence ATGGTGCTCAAGGACCTGCGGACCGCCGTCCGCACCGCCTCCGGCGTCGAACTGCTGGAGCGCCTGCCCGCGCTGCGCCGGCCGGTGGACTGGCTCGGTGAGCGGCCGGTGCTGCACGGCCTCACCCTGTGGGCGTTCGGGCTGCGCAAGCCGCTGTTCTGGGACCATGTGGTCACCCCCGAGCCCCGGGCCGAACTCACCGAGGTCCGGGACCTGCTGGAGAAGAACCGCGAGCGCTACGCGGAACGGCTGGCCGGCTTCGTGGAGTTGGGCGACGCGCTGAGCGGGATCCCGCTGCGGGGCACCGCGGCCGGCTCCACCCCGTACTGGAACAACGGCTGGCTGCCGCCGCTGGACGCGCTGTCGCTGTACGGGTTCCTGGCCGAGCTGCGGCCCGCCCGCTACCTGGAGATCGGCTCCGGCAACTCCACCAAGTTCGCCCGCCGGGCCGTCGAGGACCTCGGGCTGAGCACCCGGATCACCTCGATCGACCCGGCCCCGCGCGCCACCGTCGACCGGCTCTGCGACGAGGTGGTCCGCACCCCGCTCCAGCACGCCGACCTCGCGGTGTTCCGCGAGCTGGAGCCGGGCGACATCGTCTTCTTCGACGGGTCGCACCGGCTCCACATGGGCTCGGACGTCGCGGTGTTCTTCTTCGAGGTGCTGCCGGTGCTCAGGCCCGGGGTGATCGTCCACGTGCACGACATCATGCTCCCGGCGGACTACCCGACCTCCTGGCGCTGGCGCCACTACTCCGAGCAGTACCTGCTGGCCGCGCTGCTGACGGCCGCTCCGGGGCGGTTCGACGTCGAGCTGCCGGACGCCTTCGTGCACGCCGACCCGGAGCTGCGGCGGATCGCCGAGCCGCTCTGGCGCAGGCTCGGGGTCACCGAGCACTACGAGCCCGGGTCGTTCTGGTGGCGCCACACCGGCTGA
- a CDS encoding AfsR/SARP family transcriptional regulator, giving the protein MLVHILGPLQVDVDGKPIPLGGRRSQLVLATLALTPNWVVPLDRLVDNLWGSAPPASARTQIRICVSQLRRAFADAGAPPVIETHPNGYRLRLGPGELDATLFNEEVARARLRAAAGHLPEAAAVLRQALARWTGPATAGLDCPPLESWARRLEENRLRAVEERVRLELALGRPGDLVGELLELVSAHPFREHLHALLMQALHRSGRTVEALGVYRTLRTQLVEELGLEPGPELRTLEQDILNGACPAS; this is encoded by the coding sequence GTGCTGGTGCACATCCTGGGACCACTCCAGGTCGACGTCGACGGAAAGCCAATACCACTCGGGGGACGACGCAGCCAACTCGTGCTGGCGACCCTCGCCCTGACACCCAACTGGGTCGTGCCGCTGGACCGGCTGGTGGACAACCTGTGGGGCTCCGCGCCACCGGCCAGCGCCCGGACGCAGATCCGGATCTGCGTCTCGCAGCTGCGCCGCGCGTTCGCCGACGCGGGCGCGCCACCGGTGATCGAGACCCATCCGAACGGCTACCGGCTCCGGCTCGGGCCGGGCGAGCTGGACGCCACGCTGTTCAACGAGGAGGTCGCCCGCGCCCGGTTGCGGGCCGCCGCCGGGCACCTCCCCGAGGCCGCCGCCGTCCTGCGGCAGGCCCTCGCCCGGTGGACCGGGCCGGCCACGGCGGGGCTGGACTGCCCGCCGCTGGAGTCCTGGGCCCGGCGGCTGGAGGAGAACCGGCTGCGCGCGGTCGAGGAACGGGTGCGGCTGGAGCTGGCCCTCGGCCGGCCCGGGGACCTGGTCGGCGAGCTGCTCGAACTGGTCTCCGCGCACCCGTTCCGCGAGCACCTGCACGCCCTGCTGATGCAGGCCCTGCACCGCTCCGGACGGACGGTGGAGGCGCTCGGCGTCTACCGCACGCTGCGCACCCAGCTCGTCGAGGAACTGGGCCTGGAGCCGGGACCGGAGCTGCGGACGCTGGAGCAGGACATCCTCAACGGCGCCTGCCCGGCCTCCTGA
- the bioD gene encoding dethiobiotin synthase, whose product MSGDAGRHTDGGTGGRVLFVTGTGTEVGKTVTTAAVTAAALRAGLRVAVLKPGQTGVAPGEPGDAEEVRRLAGPAAPAPDALTLCELARYPEPLAPDTAARRSGLPCLAAEDVAKEVAALAERHDLVLVEGAGGLLVRYDEQGRTLADQARAVRGLGLPAEVLLVATAGLGTLNTTALTAEALAARGLPLLGVVVGAWPDSPGLADRCNLADLPRAAAGAPLLGALPEHAGRAADFTALAVAALAPALHGDWDAAAFTAEHGAG is encoded by the coding sequence ATGAGCGGCGACGCGGGCAGGCACACCGACGGCGGCACGGGCGGACGCGTGCTCTTCGTGACCGGGACCGGCACCGAGGTCGGCAAGACCGTCACCACGGCGGCCGTCACGGCCGCCGCCCTGCGGGCCGGTCTGCGGGTCGCGGTGCTCAAGCCCGGCCAGACCGGGGTCGCCCCCGGCGAGCCCGGCGACGCCGAGGAGGTCCGCCGGCTGGCCGGGCCCGCGGCGCCGGCGCCGGACGCCCTCACCCTGTGCGAACTCGCCCGCTACCCCGAGCCCTTGGCGCCCGACACGGCCGCCCGCCGGTCCGGCCTGCCGTGCCTGGCGGCCGAGGACGTGGCGAAGGAGGTCGCGGCCCTGGCCGAGCGGCACGACCTGGTGCTGGTGGAGGGCGCCGGCGGGCTGCTGGTCCGCTACGACGAGCAGGGCCGGACGCTCGCCGACCAGGCCCGCGCGGTACGTGGACTCGGCCTGCCCGCCGAGGTGCTGCTGGTGGCCACGGCCGGTCTCGGCACGCTGAACACCACCGCGCTCACCGCCGAGGCGCTGGCCGCGCGCGGTCTGCCGCTGCTGGGCGTCGTGGTCGGCGCCTGGCCGGACTCCCCCGGGCTCGCCGACCGCTGCAACCTCGCCGACCTGCCGCGGGCCGCCGCCGGCGCGCCGCTGCTCGGCGCGCTGCCCGAACACGCGGGCCGGGCGGCGGACTTCACCGCGCTCGCGGTCGCCGCGCTCGCGCCCGCGCTGCACGGCGACTGGGACGCCGCCGCCTTCACCGCCGAGCACGGAGCCGGCTGA
- a CDS encoding adenosylmethionine--8-amino-7-oxononanoate transaminase, giving the protein MTQLSTDTLIALDRAHVWHPYGPMPGTATPYVVESASGVRLRLAEPVAGGRRELVDGMSSWWAAIHGYGHPVLDEAVRGQLGRMSHVMFGGLTHEPAVRLAATLVEITPEPLRHVFLADSGSVAVEVAMKMCLQYWQSVGRPEKRRLLTWRGGYHGDTFHPMSVCDPEGGMHQLWGGVLPHQLFAAEPPAGFDAPLDDAYARAFEELVERHAGELAAVIVEPVVQGAGGMRFHSPAYLRMLRELCDRHGVLLVLDEIATGFGRSGELFAADHAGVAPDVMCLGKALTGGYLTMAATLCTAEIADGISRGTVPVLAHGPTFMGNPLAAAVANASIDLLLGQDWATEVKRIGTGLGAGLADAAALPGVKDVRVLGAIGVVQLDHPVDMAAATEAAAREGVWLRPFRDLVYTMPPYITGDEDVARIARAVTAAAAAG; this is encoded by the coding sequence ATGACCCAGCTGTCCACCGACACCCTGATCGCGCTCGACCGGGCGCACGTCTGGCACCCGTACGGGCCGATGCCCGGCACCGCCACCCCGTACGTGGTGGAGTCCGCCTCCGGCGTCCGGCTGCGGCTGGCCGAGCCGGTCGCGGGCGGGCGGCGCGAGCTGGTGGACGGCATGTCCTCCTGGTGGGCGGCGATCCACGGGTACGGGCACCCGGTGCTGGACGAGGCGGTGCGCGGGCAGCTGGGGCGGATGAGCCACGTCATGTTCGGCGGGCTCACCCACGAGCCCGCCGTCCGGCTGGCGGCCACCCTGGTGGAGATCACTCCGGAGCCGCTGCGGCACGTGTTCCTCGCCGATTCGGGCTCGGTGGCCGTCGAGGTCGCGATGAAGATGTGCCTGCAGTACTGGCAGTCCGTCGGGCGGCCGGAGAAGCGGCGGCTGCTCACCTGGCGCGGCGGCTACCACGGGGACACCTTCCACCCGATGTCGGTGTGCGACCCGGAGGGCGGCATGCACCAGCTGTGGGGCGGGGTGCTGCCGCACCAGCTGTTCGCCGCCGAGCCGCCGGCCGGCTTCGACGCCCCGCTCGACGACGCGTACGCCCGGGCCTTCGAGGAGCTGGTGGAACGCCACGCCGGCGAGCTGGCGGCGGTGATCGTGGAACCGGTGGTGCAGGGCGCCGGCGGGATGCGCTTCCACTCCCCCGCCTACCTCCGGATGCTGCGCGAACTGTGCGACCGGCACGGGGTGTTGCTCGTCCTCGACGAGATCGCCACCGGGTTCGGCCGCAGCGGCGAGCTGTTCGCCGCCGACCACGCGGGTGTCGCCCCGGACGTGATGTGCCTCGGCAAGGCGCTCACCGGCGGCTACCTCACCATGGCGGCCACCCTGTGCACGGCGGAGATCGCGGACGGCATCAGCCGCGGCACGGTGCCGGTGCTGGCCCACGGGCCGACGTTCATGGGCAACCCGCTGGCGGCGGCGGTCGCCAACGCCTCGATCGACCTGCTGCTCGGGCAGGACTGGGCGACCGAGGTGAAGCGGATCGGCACCGGGCTGGGCGCGGGTCTGGCGGACGCCGCCGCGCTGCCGGGGGTCAAGGACGTCCGGGTGCTCGGCGCGATCGGCGTCGTGCAGCTGGACCACCCGGTGGACATGGCGGCGGCGACCGAGGCCGCCGCACGGGAGGGTGTCTGGCTGCGCCCGTTCCGGGACCTCGTCTACACCATGCCGCCGTACATCACCGGCGACGAGGACGTGGCGCGGATCGCCCGGGCCGTCACGGCGGCGGCGGCCGCCGGCTGA
- the bioB gene encoding biotin synthase BioB, with translation MDLLDTLTAKGLRGETPTREEALAVLATTDDELLDVVAAAGRVRRRWFGRRVKLNYLVNLKSGLCPEDCSYCSQRLGSKAEILKYTWLKPGQAAEAAKAGVSGGAKRVCLVASGRGPTDRDIDRVTDTVAAIKEADPAVEICACLGLLSDNQAERLKAAGVDAYNHNLNTSEGTYGDITTTHTYADRVDTVQKAHGAGLSACSGLIAGMGESDEDLVDVVFALRELGSDSVPVNFLIPFEGTPLAKEWNLSPQRCLRILAMVRFVNPDTEVRIAGGREVHLRSMQPLGLHLANSIFLGDYLTSEGQAGQTDLDMIADAGFEVEGMGESTLPRHRADIAAAATGGCGSGATAGPGGGCGTSVLSGESAGSAVGGGCGTGGGCGPCGGHDHAAPAASADDTAGAVPAGSDEVRTDLVRVRRRGAGTELAPNA, from the coding sequence ATGGATCTGCTCGATACCCTCACCGCCAAGGGCCTGCGTGGGGAGACCCCCACCCGCGAGGAGGCGCTCGCCGTCCTCGCCACCACCGACGACGAGCTGCTCGACGTGGTCGCGGCCGCCGGGCGGGTGCGCCGGCGGTGGTTCGGCCGCCGGGTCAAGCTCAACTACCTGGTGAACCTGAAGAGCGGGCTGTGCCCGGAGGACTGCTCCTACTGTTCGCAGCGGCTGGGCTCCAAGGCCGAGATCCTGAAGTACACCTGGCTCAAGCCGGGTCAGGCCGCCGAGGCGGCGAAGGCCGGCGTGTCGGGCGGCGCCAAGCGGGTCTGCCTGGTGGCGAGCGGCCGCGGCCCGACGGACCGTGACATCGACCGGGTGACCGACACCGTCGCGGCCATCAAGGAGGCCGACCCGGCGGTGGAGATCTGCGCCTGCCTCGGCCTGCTCTCGGACAACCAGGCGGAGCGTCTGAAGGCGGCCGGTGTCGACGCCTACAACCACAACCTGAACACCTCCGAGGGCACTTACGGCGACATCACCACCACCCACACCTACGCGGACCGGGTGGACACCGTGCAGAAGGCGCACGGCGCCGGCCTGTCGGCCTGCTCGGGCCTGATCGCGGGCATGGGCGAGAGCGACGAGGACCTCGTGGACGTGGTCTTCGCGCTGCGCGAGCTGGGCTCCGACTCGGTGCCGGTGAACTTCCTCATCCCGTTCGAGGGCACTCCGCTGGCGAAGGAGTGGAACCTGTCGCCGCAGCGCTGCCTGCGGATCCTCGCCATGGTGCGGTTCGTCAACCCGGACACCGAGGTGCGGATCGCCGGCGGCCGTGAGGTGCACCTGCGCAGCATGCAGCCGCTGGGCCTGCACCTCGCCAACTCCATCTTCCTGGGCGACTACCTGACCAGCGAGGGCCAGGCCGGGCAGACCGACCTCGACATGATCGCGGACGCCGGGTTCGAGGTCGAGGGCATGGGCGAGAGCACCCTGCCCCGGCACCGGGCGGACATCGCGGCGGCGGCGACCGGCGGTTGCGGCAGCGGGGCCACGGCCGGCCCGGGCGGCGGCTGCGGCACGTCCGTCCTGTCCGGCGAGAGCGCCGGGTCCGCCGTCGGCGGCGGCTGCGGGACGGGCGGCGGCTGCGGCCCGTGCGGCGGCCACGACCACGCGGCGCCGGCGGCGAGTGCCGACGACACCGCCGGGGCCGTCCCCGCGGGCTCCGACGAGGTGCGCACCGACCTGGTCCGGGTCCGCCGCCGCGGCGCCGGGACCGAGCTGGCTCCGAACGCCTGA
- a CDS encoding DEAD/DEAH box helicase has protein sequence MPKPATPDALYETFAAWAEERGISLYPAQEEALIELVSGNNVILATPTGSGKSLVAAGAHFAALAEGKRTFYTAPIKALVSEKFFDLVKMFGTEQVGMMTGDASVNPTAPIICCTAEVLAQIALRDGARADVGQVVMDEFHFYAEPDRGWAWQIPLLELPQAQFLLMSATLGDVRRFEEDLTRRTGRPTTVVRNSTRPVPLFYEYRRTTMHDTLEELLQTGQAPVYVVHFTQKEAVDRAQSLMSINMCSKAEKDAIAELIGNFRFTTKFGRNLSRFVRHGIGVHHAGMLPKYRRLVERLAQAGLLKVICGTDTLGVGVNVPIRTVLFTALSKYDGQRVRILRAREFHQIAGRAGRAGFDTVGQVVAQAPEHVIENDKAVAKAGDDPKKKRKIVRKKAPEGFVGWSEETFQKLIGADPEPLVSRFKVTHAMLLSVIARPGNAFEAMRKLLTDNHEDRAAQRRHIRTAIAIYRSLLEGGVVERLPEPDAEGRIVRLTLDLQENFALNQPLSTFALAAFELLDPTEPSYAMDVVSVVEATLDDPRQILASQQNKARGEAVGEMKRDGIEYEERMERLQEITYPKPLEELLTHAYEVYQRAHPWIGDHQLQPKSVVRDLYERAMTFSDYVGFYELARTEGIVLRYLAGAFKALEQTVPEDVKTDDLKDVIAWLGELVRQVDSSLLDEWEQLANPTGPQTAEVALDDKPAPVTANARAFRVLVRNEMFRRVELCALEHYDELGALDGEYGWDADRWADAMDGYWDEYDDLGTGPNARGPKMLIIEQEDSAWRVRQIFDDPEGDHDWGISAEVDLFGSDEEGRAVLRVTAVDRLGG, from the coding sequence ATGCCGAAGCCCGCCACGCCCGACGCGCTGTACGAGACGTTCGCCGCCTGGGCGGAGGAGCGCGGGATCTCGCTGTACCCGGCTCAGGAGGAGGCGCTGATCGAGCTGGTGTCGGGGAACAACGTGATCCTGGCGACGCCGACGGGCTCGGGGAAGAGCCTGGTGGCGGCGGGAGCGCACTTCGCGGCGCTCGCGGAGGGGAAGCGGACGTTCTACACGGCGCCGATCAAGGCGCTGGTGTCGGAGAAGTTCTTCGACCTGGTGAAGATGTTCGGGACCGAGCAGGTCGGCATGATGACGGGTGACGCCTCGGTGAACCCGACGGCGCCGATCATCTGCTGCACGGCGGAGGTGCTGGCGCAGATCGCGCTGCGCGACGGCGCCCGGGCCGATGTCGGCCAGGTGGTGATGGACGAGTTCCACTTCTACGCGGAGCCGGACCGCGGCTGGGCCTGGCAGATTCCGCTGCTGGAGCTGCCGCAGGCGCAGTTCCTGCTGATGTCGGCGACGCTGGGCGACGTGCGGCGGTTCGAGGAGGACCTCACCCGGCGCACCGGACGGCCGACGACGGTGGTGCGCAACTCGACGCGCCCGGTGCCGCTGTTCTACGAGTACCGCCGCACCACCATGCACGACACGCTGGAGGAGCTGCTGCAGACCGGCCAGGCGCCGGTGTATGTCGTGCACTTCACCCAGAAGGAGGCGGTGGACCGGGCGCAGTCGCTGATGAGCATCAACATGTGCTCGAAGGCGGAGAAGGACGCCATCGCCGAGCTGATCGGGAATTTCCGCTTCACCACCAAGTTCGGACGCAATCTGTCGCGTTTCGTCCGGCACGGGATCGGTGTGCACCACGCGGGCATGCTGCCCAAGTACCGGCGCCTGGTCGAGCGGCTCGCCCAGGCGGGTCTGCTGAAGGTGATCTGCGGGACGGACACGCTCGGGGTGGGCGTCAACGTTCCGATCCGCACGGTGCTGTTCACCGCGCTGTCGAAGTACGACGGGCAACGGGTGCGGATCCTGCGCGCCCGGGAGTTCCACCAGATCGCCGGACGGGCCGGTCGGGCCGGGTTCGACACCGTGGGCCAGGTGGTGGCGCAGGCGCCCGAGCACGTCATCGAGAACGACAAGGCCGTCGCCAAGGCGGGCGACGACCCCAAGAAGAAGCGGAAGATCGTCCGCAAGAAGGCGCCGGAGGGCTTCGTCGGCTGGTCCGAGGAGACCTTCCAGAAGCTGATCGGCGCCGATCCGGAGCCGCTGGTCTCCCGGTTCAAGGTGACCCACGCGATGCTGCTGTCGGTGATCGCGCGGCCGGGCAACGCCTTCGAGGCGATGCGCAAGCTGCTCACCGACAACCACGAGGACCGGGCCGCGCAGCGCCGGCACATCCGCACCGCGATCGCCATCTACCGCTCGCTGCTGGAGGGCGGCGTGGTGGAGCGGCTGCCGGAGCCGGACGCCGAGGGCCGGATCGTGCGCCTCACCCTGGACCTCCAGGAGAACTTCGCGCTCAACCAGCCGCTGTCCACCTTCGCCCTGGCGGCCTTCGAACTGCTCGACCCGACCGAGCCGTCCTACGCGATGGACGTGGTGTCGGTGGTCGAGGCGACCCTCGACGACCCCCGGCAGATCCTCGCCTCGCAGCAGAACAAGGCGCGCGGCGAGGCCGTCGGCGAGATGAAGCGCGACGGCATCGAGTACGAGGAGCGGATGGAGCGGCTCCAGGAGATCACCTACCCGAAGCCGCTGGAGGAGCTGCTCACCCACGCCTACGAGGTGTACCAGCGGGCCCACCCGTGGATCGGCGACCACCAGCTCCAGCCGAAGTCGGTCGTGCGGGACCTCTACGAGCGGGCGATGACCTTCTCGGACTACGTCGGCTTCTACGAGCTGGCCCGCACCGAGGGCATCGTGCTGCGCTACCTGGCCGGCGCGTTCAAGGCGCTGGAGCAGACCGTCCCTGAGGACGTGAAGACCGACGACCTCAAGGACGTCATCGCCTGGCTGGGCGAGCTGGTCCGCCAGGTCGACTCCAGCCTGCTGGACGAGTGGGAGCAGCTGGCCAACCCGACCGGTCCGCAGACGGCCGAGGTGGCGCTGGACGACAAGCCGGCGCCGGTGACGGCGAACGCGCGGGCGTTCCGGGTGCTGGTGCGCAACGAGATGTTCCGCCGGGTCGAGCTGTGCGCGCTGGAGCACTACGACGAACTGGGCGCGCTGGACGGCGAGTACGGCTGGGACGCGGACCGCTGGGCGGACGCCATGGACGGGTACTGGGACGAGTACGACGACCTGGGCACCGGTCCGAACGCGCGCGGCCCCAAGATGCTGATCATCGAGCAGGAGGACTCGGCCTGGCGGGTGCGGCAGATCTTCGACGACCCGGAGGGCGACCACGACTGGGGCATCAGCGCCGAGGTCGACCTCTTCGGCTCGGACGAGGAGGGCCGCGCGGTGCTGCGGGTCACCGCCGTGGACCGACTGGGCGGCTGA